TTGTTTATAAGCAGAATTGACTTTGATACCACAGTCATCAGCAAATTGTTGAGCAGATATTAAGATTTGATCTTGTTCACTTGCATCGACATTTCTAGCAATCGGAGAAGCCATAATTAAAATTCTTTTTTCATCTACAGACATGCTTTTAAAGCATTCAGTAACTTTGTTTTGAATAGCCATTGTTGTTACTGGATAAGATTTATCATAACTATTTTCTTTATTCATTCAGATATCAAACCTTATAAAAAATGAACATGATTTTTGTACCCTTATGAGAAAACAATGTACACCAATAAACATAAGGGTACAATAATTTATTTGTACCCTTTATCATGCTATTTGTACCCTTTAATCATGCTATTTGTACCCTTTTAAACGATAAAATCATGCTATTTGTACCCTTTATCATGCTATTTGTACCCTTTTAACGCTTGAAACTATTGCTGCATAAGGTTTTCAGAGGGTCTAAAAGCTTTTAAAAGCTTTTTAAAAGAATAAAAGGGAATTTATTTCCAAAGTGAGTTATTAAAACTGCCCTTGGTACTCGCTAAAGCTCGTACTCTATTGAAGCTCGTTTCACTCGCTTCGTGGGGGGCAGTTTTTTGCATATATGATCAAGGATTCAAAAAGCAAAACATGAATAATGCATTCGCTATGCTCATGCTTTTTGACGAGCAAAAGCATCAATACTTCGCTCGTAGACACTCGCTAATCACTGTCCCCAGTAATTCAATAAAAAACGGTTTTTCAGAGGGGGAATAAGCAAACTTTCGTTGTGTCGCTCGTAGATACTCGCTAAAAGGCTCTCATTTGCGTTCTAAGCGATTTTATTTTTATCAACTATAGTTTTACTGTATTTCTATCAAAAGTCGCTAAAACCCCCGTTTTTTTGCGCTTAAATGGGATTTCTAAGGCGTGTAGTCATGGTTATTGTCATTTTCTGGCTTTTTAGGCTCATTTCTCTGCTGTTTTTCTTGTTCTTGGCGTCTTACAAATGCCAAATGTTCTTGTTGCTCTCGTTCTTGTGCATAGCGTTGTTCTTGTTGCTCTCGTTCTTTACGTAACTGCTGTTCTCTAGATTCACGATCTTTTCGGTCGTTTTCGAGCTGTATTGCTCTTTTTTGGGAAAACTCTTGCTGCGCTTCGGTCTCAATTTTTTTTGTAAAAGCCGCATGCAATTCTTGGATTTTTAGATCTTCCATTTCTTCTGCATATAGTCGCTTTTGTTTTTCACCATTTTGAGGACTAAAGTATTTATTTCCATAGTTATCTTCTTCAAATATATAACTATTTATGATCTCCAGTCTTTGATCGCGTACATACTCTTGATACTCAGTTTCTCTGCGTGATATTTCAGAAATTTGATGATCTATATTTGAAATTTGATCATTAAGTTTTCGTTGTTTAACAGTGATGTTCGGTTCGTCAAATTTTGCAAAAGACTTTTTAGGCTGGAGCAGCTGATTTTCTTCTGTCCATTTATTTAAATGATCAGAATATCTCTCTTTTTTTTCTATTTCACTAAGACCAGAAATATGCTTTTGGATGTCTAGTTGGGTGTTGTGTTGGTCGATCAGGTCATTTATTTGATTGATCCATTTTGTTTTAAAAAATAAAGGCTCTTTTTTGCGTAGTTCTGATATTGCAGAACTCATCGTGTCTAATTTTGTTGTTAATTTTGATAATTCTTCATTTTGGAATTCATAAAGTTTCTGAGAAGTTTTTTCTGAATACTCAGCTTGAGAGTATTGAAACTGAAGCTCACTTCGTACTTTTTGAACAAGATCCTCAGATACTTTGATGTTTTCATCCAGTGCGATGACCTTTTTGATTTTTAAATTACGTAGCTTAATTTCATCATTTTTCAGACTAATTTCTGTAAATATCCCTCGTCTCCGGAGGTATGTCGCTTGAGGACCTTCGTGCTGAGTTGCTTCTAGGTCACTTTCCTGGTCTTCATAACTTCTGTGATCGACACGTTCATCAAATCCATTTTGTTCCAGGTGATGATTGCATAACTCTGCAAATGATTCTCTCCAGTGGCTTACAGTTTCTGTGCCATTGTCACGACTGAAGTCCCTATATTTTTTTGCTGAAAAGCCACCCTGCTCATTAATACTTCGGGTTGTGAACATGATGTGTGCATGGTAGTTGCGTTCATCACTTCCACTGTCTGTATGAGGTGCATGAATAGCAGCATCAACGATGACACCGTATTTTTTAACGAGGTTTCGGCAAAGTTCATTGAGCATATTTTCACGCTGTTCAGCGTTTAACTCACTGGGAAATGCAATCTCAAACTCTCTTGCAAGTAATGCATCTTTTCTACGTTCAACCTTTTCGACTTCATTCCAAAGTGTTTGGCGCTTGAGTAACTCAGTATTTGTATTTTCAGGTGCATAGATTTTTGTAAATTCGACACCAGTTTTTCTTGTGTAGTCTTGTTCTTTTCCATAAAAATCGCATACCAATTTTTCACTTGAACGATATGCAGCACAAGCAACGGCCGATCGTCCATTACCTCTACTAATCGTTTTAACTGAAAAATGATATATCGCCATTTTGCTTTTGCTCTTTATTTCGATTTATCGAAATTACCAACATGTATATGTTGGTCAGGGGATTACAAAGGGGATTTACCCCTTGTCGCACCATTGGATGAAATCCAATGGCTAAGTGCGCCCTTCGGGAAAACCACGATAGCATGGGCTGTCTTGAATTTCAATTCAAACAGACCTATGCTTGAGGGGGATTCCTTGAGATGGTGATGGTATGAGTGTTGAAACTTTAGAGCAAAAAATTGCAAAGCAAGAAGAACGATTAAGACAACTAAAAGCACAAAAACAAGCTATTGCTGCTCGTGAAAAAAAGAAAAATTCTGATCGACAAAGAAAAGATGATACTAGACGTAAAATTCTACTGGGGGCTTGGGTTCTAAACAAACTGAAAAATGATGAATCTTTTAAGGGTCAACTAACCGATTTTGAAAAGTTTTTAAGCACGGAAAGTAAGACTGAAGAAAATAGGCAGAAAGATAAAGATCTTTTTAATGGATTTATTTGGGATAAGACCTAAATTTCGCATAAGAGATTTTATGTTAAATAGGTTCGATTAAGCAGATCGTCTTCTAATTTTGAACATTGCTCATCATCAATGACTCCGGTAATACTTTGTAGCCACAACCCATCTGCTGCTAAACGAAGTAACTCTAAATCAGGATGACTATCCGTTTCTGCATGTTGAGATAATCTATTTTTTAGCCATTCCATCCAAATTTTATTAAAGGTAGGCTCTGTGATCATAGTCATTGATAACGCTGACCAAGCAGAAACCACCCCATCTATTTGATGGATAAAAGAACTATGAATATAAGCTCGTGTGAATTTACCATATTCTGTTGGATCGCGTTTAATCAAGTATTCAACTGTTTGATCTAAATCAAGAATTATTTGATTGAACATTTCTTCTATCAAATTTTTTTTATTCGGGAAATGGTGAAATACCCCCCCTTTTGTTATACCTACTGCTGTAGCAATATTTTGAATAGAAACACCAGAAATACCCTTTTGAGAAACAAGAATAGTTGCCTGTTCAAGGATGCGCTTTCGA
The sequence above is a segment of the Acinetobacter wuhouensis genome. Coding sequences within it:
- a CDS encoding TetR/AcrR family transcriptional regulator, whose product is MKEIRQQKKQPEVIRKRILEQATILVSQKGISGVSIQNIATAVGITKGGVFHHFPNKKNLIEEMFNQIILDLDQTVEYLIKRDPTEYGKFTRAYIHSSFIHQIDGVVSAWSALSMTMITEPTFNKIWMEWLKNRLSQHAETDSHPDLELLRLAADGLWLQSITGVIDDEQCSKLEDDLLNRTYLT
- the mobQ gene encoding MobQ family relaxase, giving the protein MAIYHFSVKTISRGNGRSAVACAAYRSSEKLVCDFYGKEQDYTRKTGVEFTKIYAPENTNTELLKRQTLWNEVEKVERRKDALLAREFEIAFPSELNAEQRENMLNELCRNLVKKYGVIVDAAIHAPHTDSGSDERNYHAHIMFTTRSINEQGGFSAKKYRDFSRDNGTETVSHWRESFAELCNHHLEQNGFDERVDHRSYEDQESDLEATQHEGPQATYLRRRGIFTEISLKNDEIKLRNLKIKKVIALDENIKVSEDLVQKVRSELQFQYSQAEYSEKTSQKLYEFQNEELSKLTTKLDTMSSAISELRKKEPLFFKTKWINQINDLIDQHNTQLDIQKHISGLSEIEKKERYSDHLNKWTEENQLLQPKKSFAKFDEPNITVKQRKLNDQISNIDHQISEISRRETEYQEYVRDQRLEIINSYIFEEDNYGNKYFSPQNGEKQKRLYAEEMEDLKIQELHAAFTKKIETEAQQEFSQKRAIQLENDRKDRESREQQLRKEREQQEQRYAQEREQQEHLAFVRRQEQEKQQRNEPKKPENDNNHDYTP